In one window of Fictibacillus phosphorivorans DNA:
- a CDS encoding MEDS domain-containing protein, producing MKDKKLNLTDEINHFESENAHILIVFNQVDHYVHMAADYLSEELNKGTQVLLVENDRIYPKILKRLKKSVSDQNLLNLKRENTFDFYYEQESFNPDSIYNHFQDKVRPHVEKGERIVTWGHVEWGKDLSNKDLITYERRIDQLLKTMSVISICAYDEDRLSHKTLESLASIHDIYIRENKIVKP from the coding sequence TTGAAAGATAAGAAGTTGAACTTAACAGATGAAATCAATCACTTTGAATCTGAAAACGCTCATATCCTTATTGTTTTTAACCAAGTTGATCATTATGTTCACATGGCTGCAGATTATTTGAGCGAGGAATTAAATAAAGGTACACAGGTACTCCTCGTCGAAAACGACAGGATTTACCCTAAGATTTTAAAAAGGTTAAAAAAATCAGTATCTGATCAAAATCTCTTAAATCTAAAGCGAGAGAATACGTTTGATTTTTACTATGAACAAGAAAGTTTTAATCCTGATTCCATTTATAACCATTTTCAAGATAAAGTACGTCCTCATGTAGAAAAGGGTGAACGTATTGTGACTTGGGGTCATGTTGAATGGGGTAAAGACTTATCGAACAAAGATTTGATCACTTATGAAAGAAGAATTGATCAATTACTAAAAACCATGAGTGTTATCTCAATTTGTGCTTATGATGAAGATCGATTGAGTCATAAAACATTAGAGAGTTTGGCTTCAATACATGATATATACATAAGAGAAAATAAGATTGTAAAACCTTAG
- a CDS encoding VOC family protein: protein MKINRIDHVSINVNNLSEAKAFFLDIGLEVKAEWGLEGDQLDRIVGLKNVRTECVGLGMPDGQAWLELVKYNSPTDVSAPQQPSPNTLGIRHICFAVKDLEAIVAILKEKGIEIFSEIEQYENSYRLCYVRGPEGIILELAEKIV from the coding sequence GTGAAGATTAATAGAATTGATCATGTGAGTATAAACGTAAACAACCTTTCAGAAGCGAAAGCATTTTTCCTTGATATAGGTCTTGAAGTGAAGGCGGAATGGGGACTAGAAGGAGATCAGTTAGACAGGATTGTTGGACTAAAGAATGTTAGAACAGAATGTGTAGGACTAGGAATGCCAGATGGACAGGCTTGGTTAGAGCTAGTTAAATATAATTCACCAACTGATGTTTCCGCTCCTCAACAACCCTCACCAAATACACTAGGTATTCGACATATCTGCTTTGCAGTTAAGGATCTTGAGGCTATTGTTGCCATTTTGAAAGAGAAAGGCATAGAGATTTTTAGTGAGATTGAGCAATATGAAAACAGCTACAGACTTTGCTATGTTCGTGGTCCAGAGGGGATTATTCTAGAGTTAGCGGAGAAAATCGTGTAA
- a CDS encoding helix-turn-helix transcriptional regulator: protein MYSEVTKETIRYIEEHLQDDWFLEHYANEVGYSKFHLSRIFKKETGQTISDYIRKRRLAIAAMYLLYSDESIIHIAFSLQFQSQEAFTRSFKELYNMPPGKYRKLMRTISGMEENEMSQTTTVKGWMLSGSHPGDYRMETDDKVFHTGTKSGLLYATGDMDEGQFGTMMQSVAADRFRGKRMKMSCYLKTEEVTKCGAWFRIDNQSGDVVQFDNMDNRSITGTSDWNYYKVVLDVPAESASMHFGVLLAGQGKVWADGFKFEEVDESEPTTNMMGSENLPEEPLNLGFDE, encoded by the coding sequence ATGTACAGTGAAGTCACGAAGGAGACCATTCGTTACATTGAGGAACATTTGCAAGATGACTGGTTCCTCGAACATTATGCCAATGAGGTGGGTTATTCAAAATTTCATTTATCGCGGATTTTTAAAAAAGAAACGGGTCAAACGATCAGTGATTATATTCGGAAGCGTCGGTTAGCGATAGCGGCGATGTACCTTCTCTATTCGGATGAGTCCATTATACACATCGCATTTTCATTACAGTTTCAATCACAAGAAGCGTTTACACGTTCATTTAAAGAACTGTACAACATGCCACCTGGAAAGTATCGAAAACTGATGAGAACCATTAGTGGGATGGAGGAAAATGAAATGAGCCAAACAACGACAGTAAAAGGATGGATGTTAAGCGGTTCGCATCCTGGTGATTATCGCATGGAAACGGATGATAAAGTATTCCATACGGGGACTAAATCAGGCCTGCTATATGCGACCGGGGATATGGATGAAGGTCAATTTGGTACGATGATGCAGAGTGTTGCGGCCGACCGATTCAGAGGAAAAAGAATGAAGATGTCTTGTTATTTAAAAACAGAAGAAGTTACAAAATGTGGTGCTTGGTTTCGTATCGATAATCAATCAGGGGATGTTGTTCAATTTGATAATATGGATAACCGCTCGATTACGGGAACTTCCGATTGGAACTATTATAAAGTGGTACTAGATGTTCCTGCGGAAAGTGCTTCGATGCATTTCGGAGTGCTGCTAGCGGGACAAGGGAAAGTATGGGCAGATGGGTTTAAGTTTGAAGAAGTAGATGAATCCGAACCTACAACGAATATGATGGGTTCTGAAAACTTACCGGAAGAACCTCTAAATCTTGGTTTCGATGAATAA
- a CDS encoding YjdJ family protein: protein MSYVIQFVFAVIVFLVSTFSAWYEGSELRDTQWEWKYSAIFSKWKHGTVTNVSEISGFDHFIYAAKFKPLFPILMTISLLYILVILATWLLRNHTNKLSLFFMILGLTLFVASSLTFRSPTVGLVWFTWLFLLTGISSSMVALKLRMKFTSNNQEVY from the coding sequence ATGTCATATGTTATTCAATTTGTTTTCGCAGTTATCGTGTTTCTTGTTTCAACGTTTTCAGCATGGTATGAAGGAAGTGAATTAAGAGATACACAGTGGGAATGGAAGTACTCGGCTATTTTTTCAAAATGGAAACATGGAACGGTAACCAACGTCTCTGAGATATCAGGATTTGATCATTTCATTTATGCTGCAAAATTTAAACCTCTATTTCCAATACTCATGACAATCAGTTTACTTTATATCCTTGTAATACTTGCTACATGGCTTTTAAGAAATCACACAAACAAACTGAGCTTGTTTTTCATGATACTCGGTCTTACATTATTTGTGGCTAGTTCGTTAACGTTTAGATCTCCGACTGTGGGACTGGTATGGTTTACTTGGCTGTTTCTGTTAACTGGAATATCCAGTAGCATGGTTGCATTAAAATTGAGGATGAAATTCACCTCTAATAATCAAGAGGTATATTAA
- a CDS encoding DUF1048 domain-containing protein, protein MLEWIKKMIGDKKEYKMMMARVEALPEDYQFVFKKIQTYMWNFSSGNGIDMLHIQYELIDLFEAGAAEGRPVLDITGEDVASFADELVANAKTYFAKYREGLNQSIKKELGKEYYLWLNRM, encoded by the coding sequence ATGTTGGAATGGATTAAAAAGATGATTGGTGATAAGAAAGAATACAAAATGATGATGGCGCGTGTTGAAGCTCTTCCGGAGGATTATCAGTTTGTATTTAAAAAGATTCAAACGTATATGTGGAACTTTTCATCTGGAAACGGGATAGATATGCTACACATCCAGTATGAGTTGATTGATTTGTTTGAAGCAGGAGCAGCAGAAGGGAGACCCGTGCTAGACATTACAGGGGAAGACGTGGCATCTTTTGCAGATGAACTCGTAGCAAACGCCAAGACCTATTTTGCTAAATATCGTGAAGGTTTGAACCAAAGTATTAAGAAGGAATTAGGAAAAGAGTATTATTTATGGCTGAATAGAATGTAG
- a CDS encoding collagen-like protein, which yields MTSKKRRDKGIHKGESHSKEFLQSHIDSKPYILNGGGTPLIQEGRLKDRPIKAEIGSLFLDISTNTFYRFTGLFWDPLIPSAISNQIKEMQENIAEDSCCCPTIIQGLTGPTGPTGPAGGPTGPTGPTGPTGPPGIQGPQGPIGATGPIGEQGATGPIGLTGPTGPQGFIGPQGLQGPTGDLGPTGDPGPTGPVGLQGPTGDLGPTGDPGPTGPVGLQGPTGDLGPTGDPGPTGPLGHTGPIGVQGPTGQQGPQGEQGLIGPQGQQGPTGPQGIAGPTGPTGELGPQGATGPQGATGALGPTGPTGSPGIGITGPTGPAGVNGAEGATGPTGPTGPAGGPTGPTGPTGPSGGPPGPTGDTGPTGPIGPTGPTGSGETGPTGPQGLSGPTGPQGATGAQGPTGAIGPQGATGALGPQGPTGVTGPTGAIGPTGLTGPTGETGPTGPIGQQGPTGALGPTGPLGPQGPTGDRGPTGDPGPTGPLGPQGPTGDRGPTGDPGPTGPQGAQGPTGDRGPTGDLGPTGPTGPTGPQGAQGPIGQQGATGPTGAQGPTGPTGPTGPTGPTGPTGATGSTGPVATTSTKPITFTGANNGFQRLAGSPGALSQAIPYVTAGSGSVVAFTASLNSNNISIGAYIFEICFDVINNAVVPAAGNIISRVTLNITAATGGTVIFSIRPTDIGAQPIFVSNGSPYVVGPGSVSWTTVTPGNVVSRTDAISLYANPIAANSAAYTVFLNTNI from the coding sequence ATGACTTCTAAGAAACGAAGAGATAAAGGTATTCATAAAGGTGAGAGTCATTCAAAAGAATTCTTACAATCGCACATTGATTCGAAGCCTTATATTCTTAATGGTGGAGGAACTCCCCTCATTCAAGAAGGAAGATTAAAAGATAGACCTATTAAAGCCGAGATCGGAAGTTTATTTTTAGATATTAGCACCAATACATTCTATCGATTTACTGGTCTCTTTTGGGATCCGCTTATTCCAAGCGCAATCTCTAATCAGATCAAAGAGATGCAGGAAAATATTGCTGAAGATTCATGTTGTTGTCCTACGATTATACAAGGTTTGACGGGTCCGACTGGTCCTACAGGTCCAGCAGGCGGACCCACAGGCCCTACAGGTCCTACAGGTCCAACAGGACCTCCTGGAATTCAAGGTCCACAAGGGCCGATCGGTGCTACCGGCCCGATAGGTGAACAAGGAGCTACAGGTCCGATTGGATTAACAGGACCAACAGGCCCTCAAGGTTTCATCGGCCCTCAAGGTCTACAAGGACCAACAGGAGATTTAGGCCCGACAGGAGATCCTGGTCCGACAGGGCCAGTAGGTTTACAAGGACCAACAGGAGATTTAGGCCCGACAGGAGATCCTGGTCCAACAGGACCTGTAGGATTACAAGGGCCAACAGGAGATTTAGGCCCGACAGGAGATCCTGGCCCGACTGGACCTCTCGGTCACACCGGTCCGATAGGTGTGCAAGGTCCAACCGGACAGCAGGGGCCTCAAGGTGAGCAAGGTTTGATCGGTCCTCAAGGGCAACAAGGTCCGACCGGACCTCAAGGAATTGCAGGGCCCACTGGCCCAACAGGAGAATTGGGTCCACAAGGAGCCACTGGTCCCCAGGGTGCGACCGGTGCACTTGGTCCGACCGGACCTACAGGATCACCAGGAATTGGTATCACTGGCCCGACAGGACCTGCTGGTGTAAACGGAGCTGAAGGGGCAACAGGTCCAACAGGTCCAACCGGTCCCGCAGGAGGACCGACTGGTCCAACCGGTCCGACCGGTCCTTCAGGCGGGCCCCCTGGTCCAACTGGAGACACGGGTCCGACCGGTCCGATCGGTCCGACCGGTCCAACTGGATCAGGAGAGACTGGACCGACTGGCCCTCAAGGTCTTTCAGGTCCGACAGGTCCACAAGGAGCGACCGGTGCACAAGGTCCGACAGGTGCGATAGGACCGCAAGGGGCAACAGGAGCGCTCGGTCCACAAGGACCAACCGGTGTAACCGGCCCAACAGGCGCCATCGGTCCGACAGGGCTAACAGGCCCAACAGGAGAAACAGGTCCAACCGGCCCCATCGGACAGCAAGGCCCAACAGGAGCTCTTGGTCCGACGGGTCCTTTGGGTCCACAAGGTCCGACAGGTGATAGGGGTCCGACAGGAGATCCAGGTCCGACGGGTCCTTTGGGTCCACAAGGTCCGACAGGTGATAGGGGTCCGACAGGAGATCCAGGTCCGACGGGTCCACAAGGTGCACAAGGGCCAACAGGAGACAGAGGCCCGACAGGAGACCTCGGTCCAACGGGCCCAACAGGTCCAACCGGCCCTCAAGGCGCACAAGGTCCGATCGGCCAACAAGGGGCTACCGGTCCAACCGGTGCTCAAGGTCCAACAGGTCCAACCGGTCCGACGGGTCCAACAGGACCGACTGGCCCAACCGGGGCGACAGGTTCTACCGGTCCAGTCGCTACTACATCAACAAAACCTATAACCTTTACAGGTGCAAACAATGGATTTCAACGTTTAGCGGGTTCTCCAGGAGCATTGTCTCAAGCGATACCTTATGTCACTGCAGGTTCAGGATCTGTTGTTGCTTTTACAGCTTCATTAAACTCTAATAATATCTCTATTGGAGCGTATATCTTTGAAATCTGTTTTGATGTTATCAACAATGCAGTGGTACCTGCCGCTGGTAACATAATCTCGAGAGTCACGTTAAACATAACTGCCGCTACAGGGGGAACCGTCATATTTTCGATACGACCAACTGATATAGGAGCGCAGCCAATCTTTGTTTCTAATGGAAGTCCCTATGTGGTAGGTCCAGGTTCAGTTAGTTGGACGACTGTCACTCCTGGTAATGTTGTGTCTAGAACAGATGCTATTTCATTGTACGCAAATCCTATAGCAGCTAACAGTGCCGCATACACAGTTTTTCTTAACACCAATATCTAG
- a CDS encoding M23 family metallopeptidase, protein MKKFLSLFTVLVFSLVLVAPSFASAAQKLIQPINNAYITAGYLNANYQKKFGFKHYGWDLTSSNSSRAVWASGSGKVLATGYDNVLGNTVIVKYPAAYIHSTGATKDLVFRYNHLASIAVSKGQSVTKDTRLGNYGNTGLYSTGPHLHLEIDTDTTYYQYSPTLGSSSNIIKAGTASTVLSPKNVLYTKVSAPDNQSIYIIGDGYQSSSEDDLPFKN, encoded by the coding sequence ATGAAAAAGTTTTTAAGTCTATTTACAGTGCTTGTTTTTTCACTCGTGCTCGTTGCTCCATCGTTTGCGTCTGCAGCGCAGAAGTTGATTCAACCAATCAACAACGCTTATATTACCGCTGGCTATTTAAACGCTAACTATCAAAAGAAATTTGGTTTTAAACACTATGGTTGGGATTTAACTTCTTCTAACAGCAGCAGAGCGGTTTGGGCAAGTGGATCTGGGAAGGTCTTAGCTACAGGCTACGATAACGTTTTAGGAAACACCGTCATTGTGAAATATCCTGCAGCATACATCCATTCAACAGGAGCAACGAAAGATCTTGTGTTCCGTTATAATCACTTAGCTTCAATTGCTGTGTCTAAAGGACAAAGTGTTACAAAGGATACGCGATTAGGTAACTATGGAAATACAGGTTTGTATTCAACGGGGCCGCACCTTCACCTTGAAATTGATACAGACACGACTTATTATCAATACTCTCCAACATTAGGATCGAGTTCTAATATTATAAAAGCGGGTACAGCAAGCACGGTATTATCTCCGAAGAATGTTTTATATACCAAAGTTTCTGCTCCTGATAACCAAAGCATCTATATCATAGGAGATGGCTATCAATCCTCTTCTGAAGATGACCTTCCTTTTAAAAATTAA
- a CDS encoding ABC transporter ATP-binding protein, producing the protein MNQTTISIKRLKKSFKDKEVLKGVDLEVNRGEIFALLGSNGAGKTTIVNILSTLMKADEGEALICGFDVNRQPDGVRQSISLTGQFAALDEMLTGRENLMMIAKLRGVNNPGEVADHLLARFSLSEAANKRSDQYSGGMKRRLDIAMSLIGAPDVIFLDEPTTGLDPEARIEVWSTVKELANGGTTILLTTQYLEEAEQLADSIAILHGGVIIKTGTLQELKEMFPKAIVEYVEKQPSLEDIFLNIIGKKESV; encoded by the coding sequence ATGAATCAAACAACGATTTCTATAAAACGCTTGAAAAAGTCTTTCAAAGATAAGGAAGTCTTAAAAGGAGTAGATTTAGAGGTGAATAGGGGAGAAATCTTCGCTTTGTTAGGATCAAATGGAGCGGGGAAGACGACGATCGTCAACATTCTTTCTACATTGATGAAAGCGGATGAAGGGGAAGCGCTAATCTGCGGATTTGATGTCAATCGCCAACCCGATGGAGTCCGTCAAAGCATTAGTTTAACAGGGCAGTTTGCAGCTTTAGACGAAATGCTTACAGGGCGGGAAAACCTAATGATGATCGCTAAATTAAGAGGTGTTAACAATCCAGGTGAGGTCGCAGATCATTTACTTGCAAGATTCAGCTTATCGGAAGCCGCGAATAAACGCAGTGACCAATATTCAGGTGGGATGAAACGAAGGCTTGACATTGCCATGAGTCTAATTGGAGCACCAGACGTCATTTTTCTTGACGAACCAACAACAGGACTTGATCCTGAAGCACGTATTGAAGTTTGGAGTACTGTAAAAGAACTTGCGAATGGTGGTACGACCATATTATTGACCACACAATACTTGGAAGAAGCCGAGCAGCTCGCGGACAGTATCGCGATTTTACATGGTGGAGTAATCATTAAGACCGGCACGCTGCAAGAACTGAAAGAGATGTTTCCGAAAGCTATAGTGGAGTACGTTGAAAAGCAGCCATCGCTCGAGGATATTTTCCTCAACATCATCGGTAAAAAGGAGAGTGTGTAG
- a CDS encoding PadR family transcriptional regulator has product MENLTEMLKGSLEGCVLEIISRHETYGYEITRRLNDLGFTEVVEGTVYTILVRLEKKKLVDIVKKPSDMGPPRKFYTLNEAGRQELKSFWRKWDFVSSKINGLKSQ; this is encoded by the coding sequence ATCGAAAATTTAACAGAAATGCTAAAAGGTTCTCTTGAAGGCTGTGTGTTAGAAATAATCAGTCGTCATGAAACCTATGGCTATGAAATTACACGACGCTTAAACGATCTAGGATTTACAGAAGTGGTGGAGGGTACGGTATACACGATCCTCGTACGGTTAGAAAAAAAGAAATTAGTAGACATCGTCAAGAAGCCATCAGATATGGGACCACCTCGGAAGTTTTACACGCTCAATGAAGCGGGCAGACAAGAACTTAAATCATTTTGGAGAAAATGGGATTTCGTATCTTCAAAGATTAATGGATTGAAATCACAGTAA
- a CDS encoding AraC family transcriptional regulator has protein sequence MEWLNRMEKALDYMESNMEEPLNIAQIAKIAYSSPFHFQRMFYMISGMTVAEYVRKRKLTLAAQELAISSSKVIDVAMKYGYKTPESFSKAFRKIHGIPPSEARRSGVSLKAFPRISFQLTISGDRELEYIIDEKDSFMICGKTTTLTCGDEGRTRQDFWGECMRDGTLDEITQDSNRHTILGITCNFDEEFTYMIGKRSEAEHITEHWTSIEIPSATWAVFSCYGTISEAVQKGFHQVYHEWFPATDYQHAGLPEIEMYAQDISKPSGNRTEIWIPVEKK, from the coding sequence ATGGAGTGGCTAAATCGAATGGAAAAAGCTTTGGACTACATGGAGAGCAATATGGAAGAACCCTTAAACATCGCCCAAATTGCAAAGATAGCATATTCTTCACCGTTCCATTTTCAACGAATGTTTTATATGATTTCGGGAATGACAGTAGCTGAGTATGTTCGTAAACGAAAGCTGACTTTAGCTGCTCAAGAACTTGCCATCTCTTCTTCAAAAGTAATAGATGTTGCAATGAAATATGGATACAAAACACCAGAATCGTTTTCCAAGGCATTTCGGAAGATTCATGGAATCCCACCATCTGAAGCTCGTCGATCTGGCGTTTCATTAAAAGCGTTCCCACGGATATCGTTCCAACTAACGATCTCTGGCGATCGTGAACTAGAATACATAATTGATGAAAAAGACTCGTTTATGATTTGTGGTAAAACAACAACGTTAACTTGTGGAGATGAAGGGCGAACACGGCAAGATTTTTGGGGAGAATGTATGCGAGACGGAACCCTTGATGAAATCACTCAAGATTCTAATCGTCACACCATACTGGGTATAACATGTAATTTTGATGAGGAATTCACCTATATGATTGGGAAAAGAAGTGAAGCAGAACATATAACTGAGCATTGGACTAGTATAGAAATTCCTTCTGCTACTTGGGCAGTATTTTCATGTTACGGAACAATTTCGGAGGCAGTACAAAAAGGGTTTCATCAAGTGTATCATGAATGGTTTCCTGCAACTGACTATCAGCATGCAGGTTTACCAGAAATCGAAATGTATGCTCAAGATATCTCAAAACCGAGTGGAAACAGAACAGAAATATGGATCCCTGTCGAGAAAAAGTAG
- a CDS encoding ABC transporter permease gives MKRITGTLLGRLMRNIMRSPDTIITVAITPIMMMLLFVYVFGGAIETGTDNYVNYLLPGILLMAIASGVAYTSVRLFTDVKSGLMARFITMPIKRSSVLWAHVLTSLVSNALTILIVILVALLMGFRSNAGLLDWLSVAGILGLFTLALTWLAVIPGLTASSMEGATAYSYPLVFLPFISSAFVPTETMPKIVRIFAENQPVTSIVNAIRALLYEGPVGNDIWMALTWCIGIMVVAYFFASKKFKRQLG, from the coding sequence ATGAAAAGGATAACAGGAACTTTATTAGGGCGTTTAATGCGTAATATCATGCGAAGTCCGGATACGATTATCACGGTGGCTATTACACCGATTATGATGATGTTATTGTTTGTTTATGTATTCGGCGGTGCCATTGAGACTGGGACAGACAACTATGTGAATTACTTATTACCGGGAATTTTGCTGATGGCGATCGCATCAGGCGTGGCTTATACGTCTGTTCGACTGTTTACAGATGTGAAGAGTGGATTAATGGCTCGTTTTATAACCATGCCAATCAAACGATCATCCGTATTGTGGGCACATGTTTTAACTTCACTTGTTTCAAATGCACTTACGATCTTGATTGTTATTTTAGTCGCCTTGCTGATGGGTTTTCGTTCTAACGCAGGACTTCTAGATTGGCTTTCTGTAGCGGGGATACTTGGTCTATTTACACTAGCGCTTACATGGCTCGCTGTCATACCTGGTTTAACAGCAAGTTCAATGGAAGGAGCTACCGCTTATTCGTACCCGCTCGTATTCCTACCCTTTATCAGTTCAGCATTCGTTCCTACCGAAACAATGCCAAAGATCGTGCGTATCTTTGCGGAAAATCAACCCGTAACATCTATTGTGAACGCGATTCGTGCTCTATTGTATGAGGGACCAGTTGGAAATGATATTTGGATGGCGCTTACTTGGTGTATCGGAATTATGGTGGTTGCTTACTTCTTTGCTAGTAAAAAGTTTAAACGCCAGTTGGGTTAA
- a CDS encoding SGNH/GDSL hydrolase family protein, which produces MKIRVASLITIGMLFSNSPAAWAQPFQQNYVEYVALGDSIAAGMTPYGGYDESYPDMLKDMFKRKSTTMKDYDNFATSGYTSEQLKQDVQNNSAVRKELREATHITITIGANDLFQRLLADPSTAQQGIDTASSNLDVILETINELNPHAKVYVMGYYNPFSYYPDEVQNFLVPLSDSLNHEIETRAIENGDRYVTTAQAIDSKFEKYMPNPEDNHLNVKGYEAIAKEFWKIIKKDD; this is translated from the coding sequence TTGAAGATAAGAGTAGCAAGTTTGATCACAATCGGAATGTTATTCTCAAACAGTCCAGCTGCATGGGCTCAGCCTTTTCAACAGAATTACGTAGAATATGTTGCGTTAGGTGATTCCATAGCCGCAGGAATGACGCCTTATGGTGGCTATGATGAGAGCTATCCAGATATGCTGAAAGATATGTTTAAGCGAAAAAGTACCACAATGAAAGACTATGATAATTTCGCGACCTCAGGTTATACCTCTGAACAACTGAAACAGGATGTTCAAAACAACTCTGCTGTGCGTAAAGAACTCCGTGAAGCTACTCATATTACAATCACAATAGGAGCAAACGACCTCTTTCAAAGACTTCTAGCCGATCCATCAACTGCACAACAAGGCATTGATACAGCGAGTTCGAATTTAGATGTGATTCTTGAAACGATCAACGAACTAAATCCCCATGCAAAAGTGTATGTTATGGGCTATTACAATCCTTTTTCTTATTACCCAGATGAAGTTCAAAATTTCCTTGTTCCTCTTTCAGATTCTTTAAATCATGAGATCGAAACTAGAGCTATTGAAAACGGTGATCGATACGTCACGACAGCTCAAGCCATTGATTCTAAATTTGAGAAGTATATGCCTAATCCTGAGGATAACCATTTAAATGTAAAAGGATATGAGGCGATTGCTAAAGAGTTTTGGAAGATAATAAAGAAAGATGATTAA